One window of the Anguilla rostrata isolate EN2019 chromosome 13, ASM1855537v3, whole genome shotgun sequence genome contains the following:
- the LOC135238407 gene encoding zona pellucida sperm-binding protein 3-like gives MGGERFSVGFIIFGLFGCLCNAQEGQWLSNLHGANPGTTRQYNRQPVGSQAPVTARPPLGRPWFTQAPVTPRPTFGGPGFTQAPVTPRPTFGRPGFTQAPVTPRPTFGRPGFTQAPVTPRPTFGGPGFTQAPVTPRPTFGRPGFTQAPVTPRPTLGRPTVPVEPPTPKPDAVKAHCGESSVQLEVDMDLLGIGHLIQPSDITLGGCGPVGQDKSSLHLLFETELHGCGSVLAMTEDSLVYTFTLNYQPKALGATPIIRTSDAVVGIRCHYMRLHNVSSNALKPTWIPYHSTLSAEDLLVFSLRLMTDNWQMERMSNVFFLGDLINIEVSVVQANHVPLNVFVDSCVATLDPDMNAVPRYAFIEKGCLMDSKLTNSRSQFLQRVQDDKLQFHLDAFRFAQQARSTIYIFCHLKATAVLPGSEGRACSFPPGYERWISASGNDQACSCCDTSCAMRKGRSVNSAVQYEGSAVLGPIVVQEATKDVVPELHGSLKVDHWSEGSSAVLMVGVAAVGLVCMIVLGTVLVWRRYYKPMVL, from the exons ATGGGGGGAGAAAGGTTCTCTGTTGGGTTCAtaatttttggtttgtttgggTGTTTATGTAATGCTCAAGAGGGACAGTGGCTTTCAAACCTGCATGGTGCTAATCCTGGGACAACCAGACagtataacaggcagccagtgggcTCACAGGCTCCTGTCACGGCTCGACCACCCCTTGGAAGACCGTGGTTCACCCAGGCTCCCGTGACTCCCCGCCCAACCTTCGGTGGCCCAGGCTTCACCCAGGCTCCCGTGACTCCCCGCCCAACCTTCGGGCGACCAGGCTTCACCCAGGCTCCCGTGACTCCCCGCCCAACCTTCGGGCGACCAGGCTTCACCCAGGCTCCCGTGACTCCCCGCCCAACCTTCGGTGGCCCAGGCTTCACCCAGGCTCCCGTGACTCCCCGCCCAACCTTCGGGCGACCAGGCTTCACCCAGGCTCCCGTGACTCCTCGCCCGACCCTTGGGCGGCCCACAGTTCCAGTGGAACCTCCTACACCTAAGCCTGACGCTGTGAAGGCCCACTGTGGGGAAAGCTCTGTTCAGTTGGAAGTGGATATGGACCTGCTTGGCATTGGTCACCTGATCCAACCATCTGACATCACCCTAGGAGGCTGTGGACCTGTTGGGCAGGATAAGTCTAGTCTCCATCTTCTGTTTGAGACGGAGCTGCATGGCTGTGGCAGTGTACTTGCG ATGACTGAGGACTCCCTAGTCTACACCTTTACCCTCAACTACCAACCTAAAGCTCTTGGTGCCACGCCCATCATTAGGACATCCGATGCTGTGGTGGGCATCAGGTGCCACTACATGAG GCTGCATAATGTCAGTAGTAATGCCCTGAAACCAACCTGGATCCCCTACCACTCTACCCTGTCTGCTGAAGACCTCCTTGTATTCTCTCTGAGGCTCATGACTG ATAACTGGCAGATGGAGCGGATGTCTAACGTGTTCTTCCTGGGGGATCTCATTAACATTGAAGTTTCTGTGGTCCAGGCCAACCACGTACCCCTCAATGTATTTGTGGATTCCTGTGTAGCTACTTTGGACCCTGATATGAATGCAGTACCCAGATATGCTTTCATTGAGAAGGG GTGTCTAATGGATTCCAAGCTGACCAACTCCCGCTCCCAATTCTTGCAAAGAGTACAGGATGATAAGCTGCAATTTCACCTGGATGCTTTTAGGTTTGCCCAGCAGGCCAGGAGTACA ATCTACATTTTCTGCCATCTGAAAGCCACTGCAGTTTTGCCTGGTTCAGAAGGAAGGGCATGCTCCTTTCCTCCTGGATACGAACG gtGGATTAGTGCATCTGGGAATGACCAGGCATGTAGTTGCTGTGACACTAGCTGTGCTATGAGGAAGGGCAGGAGTGTCAATTCAG CTGTACAGTATGAGGGTAGTGCAGTCCTAGGCCCCATTGTTGTCCAGGAGGCTACCAAAGATGTTGTGCCTGAGCTCCATGGCTCTCTGAAGGTGGATCACTGGTCAGAAG GTTCCTCTGCTGTGCTAATGGTTGGAGTGGCTGCAGTGGGACTGGTCTGCATGATTGTGCTTGGCACAGTACTAGTGTGGCGACGGTACTACAAACCTATGGTCTTGTAA